The Naumovozyma dairenensis CBS 421 chromosome 11, complete genome genome includes a window with the following:
- the VPS1 gene encoding dynamin-like GTPase VPS1 (similar to Saccharomyces cerevisiae VPS1 (YKR001C); ancestral locus Anc_2.511) — protein sequence MDEHLIATINKLQDALAPLGGGSQSPIDLPQITVVGSQSSGKSSVLENIVGRDFLPRGTGIVTRRPLILQLINRRSKKATAAAEKNKSKQQHASKDITNQLLDLDLNEVDEKTTHSNAPETPNGKGQTEDNAEEWGEFLHLPNKKFFNFDEIRQEIVKETDKVTGANCGISAVPINLRIYSPYVLTLTLVDLPGLTKVPVGDQPPDIEKQIKDMLLKYISKPNAIILSVNAANTDLANSDGLKLAREVDPEGTRTIGVLTKVDLMDQGTDVIDILAGRVIPLRYGYIPVINRGQKDVEKKKSIRNALEDERKFFEEHPSYSSKAQYCGTPYLAKKLSSILLHHIRQTLPDIKAKIEGTLKKYQNELYSLGPETMDSSNSIVLSMITDFSNEFSGILDGEAKELSSQELSGGARISFVFHEVYKNGIDSLDPFDQIKDSDIRTIMYNSSGSAPSLFVGTLAFEVLVKQQIKRFEEPSLRLVTLIFDELVRILKQIITQPKYGRYPGLREAISNEFIEFLKEAMIPTNKFVTDIIDSERTYINTAHPDLLKGSQAMVMVEEKLHPPQPVAVDPKTGKPLPPNQQVHQQGGASAATKALANDEKGGFFGGFFTSKNKKKLAALESPPPVLKATGQMTERETLETEVIKLLITSYFDIVKRTVADIIPKALMLKLIVRSKSDIQKVLLEKLYNNKNLEELTKENDNTIQRRKECKRMVEILRHASEIVSSV from the coding sequence ATGGATGAACATTTAATCGCTACTatcaataaattacaagatgCCTTGGCTCCACTAGGAGGTGGGTCTCAGTCACCAATCGATTTGCCTCAAATCACAGTCGTTGGCTCTCAATCCTCTGGGAAATCTTCAGTCTTAGAAAACATCGTTGGTAGAGATTTCTTACCTAGAGGTACTGGTATCGTCACAAGAAGACCATTGATTTTACAATTAATCAATAGAAGATCTAAAAAGGCTACTGCTGCAGcggaaaaaaataagtcCAAGCAACAACATGCCTCTAAGGATATCACTaatcaattattagatttgGATTTAAACGAAGTAGATGAAAAGACTACCCATAGTAATGCGCCAGAAACTCCTAATGGTAAGGGTCAAACTGAAGACAATGCCGAGGAATGGGGGGAATTCTTGCATTTGCCtaataagaaatttttcaattttgatgaaattagaCAAGAAATTGTCAAAGAGACTGATAAAGTCACTGGTGCCAATTGCGGTATTTCTGCAGTACCAATCAATTTAAGAATTTACTCTCCTTATGTTTTGACTTTGACTTTGGTGGATTTACCTGGGTTAACTAAAGTCCCAGTTGGTGATCAACCTcctgatattgaaaaacaaattaaagatatgttattgaaatatatctCTAAACCAAACGCCATTATATTGTCTGTTAATGCGGCAAATACTGATTTGGCAAATAGTGATGGGTTAAAATTAGCAAGAGAAGTGGATCCAGAGGGGACAAGAACCATCGGTGTCTTAACTAAAGTGGATCTTATGGATCAAGGTACAGATGTCATTGATATTCTTGCAGGTAGAGTTATCCCATTAAGATATGGTTATATTCCTGTGATTAATAGAGGTCAAAAAgatgttgaaaaaaagaaatcaattaGAAACGctttagaagatgaaagaaaatttttcgAAGAACATCCATCTTATAGTTCCAAGGCTCAATATTGTGGTACACCATATTTAGCTAAGAAATTAAGTTCCATTTTGCTACATCATATTAGACAAACTTTACCTGATATTAAGGCTAAAATTGAAGgaactttgaaaaaatatcaaaatgaGTTATATAGTTTGGGTCCTGAAACTATGGATTCATCAAATTCCATCGTATTAAGTATGATTACAGATTTCTCCAACGAATTTAGTGGGATATTAGATGGTGAAGCTAAAGAATTATCAAGTCAAGAACTTTCAGGTGGTGCAAGAATTTCATTTGTGTTCCATGAAGTTTACAAAAATGGTATAGATTCATTAGATCCATTTGATCAAATTAAAGATTCTGATATTAGAACAATAATGTATAATAGTTCCGGGTCTGCACCATCATTATTCGTTGGTACATTAGCCTTTGAGGTTCTTGTTAAACaacaaattaaaagattCGAAGAACCGTCTTTACGTTTAGTCACATTgatatttgatgaattggTTCGTATCTTAAAACAAATCATTACTCAACCAAAATATGGTAGATACCCTGGGTTAAGAGAGGCCATTTCTAAcgaattcattgaattcttAAAAGAGGCAATGATTCCAACAAACAAATTCGTTACTGATATAATTGACTCAGAAAGAACATACATTAATACAGCACATCCAGATTTATTAAAGGGATCTCAAGCCATGGTCATGGTTGAGGAAAAATTACATCCACCACAACCTGTCGCAGTAGACCCAAAAACCGGGAAGCCATTACCTCCAAACCAGCAAGTTCACCAACAAGGTGGTGCATCCGCTGCTACCAAGGCATTAGCTAACGATGAAAAGGGAGGATTTTTTGGTGGTTTCTTTACCAGtaaaaacaagaagaagttaGCAGCATTGGAATCTCCACCACCTGTCTTGAAAGCTACTGGACAAATGACAGAAAGAGAAACTTTAGAGACTGaagttattaaattattaattacTAGTTATTTCGATATTGTTAAAAGAACTGTAGCAGATATTATTCCAAAAGCATTGATGTTGAAATTGATTGTGAGAAGTAAAAGCGATATTCAAAAAGTGTTGTTGGAAAAactttataataataagaatttGGAAGAGTTGACGaaggaaaatgataatactaTTCAGAGAAGAAAGGAATGTAAGAGAATGGTGGAAATCTTGAGACATGCTAGTGAGATTGTTTCATCTGtttaa